A stretch of DNA from Sugiyamaella lignohabitans strain CBS 10342 chromosome B, complete sequence:
GCATCACATTTGCTACCCTGTGGGGCTCGATCATTGTTGCTTTCTTCTGTTCCTTCGTCCTCGTGTTCATACTCATtcacatcatcatcatcatcatcatctaaCGCAACCATAGTATCATTATCTTCAAGTTCATCTTCCAGGCCAACATCTATGAATTCGCCATCTCCTTCATCGTCATTTCCAACTGATAGTGAAGTTCTCCGAAACATTAACGATTCATTGGCCGATatattgataatcttgCTACAGTCCGATTCCCTGATGAAACTCTTCCAGTTCACCcaatcttcttcgtcacGAATCAAAAATCCCACCAACATACTAGGATCCATTTCCTTCAAGTGTAGTTGTCTGATTCGTCTCGAATGTAAGCTTTGATACGATTCCGGATCTAGGTTCCCATCCTCTGCAAGCTTTAAGCTTCCTTGAGCCTTGTGGGGATCCAAGTAGAATAAATTGTCGCCTTGGTATGCAAAAAAGTAATGAGAGGCTGAAGGTCGGCCACCAGCAATGCCGACAGCCTGTTTACATTTCAAAAACCCACGAACTGAGTCCCAGTATACCGGGTTCACATTTTCAATTCCAGCTCGAATGCCAAGTAAAATCAGGGTTGGTTTGAGCCCATCTGCTTCTTGAGCTGTCCTCAAAAAGCTATCTTCGTATATATCAGAGCCATTATTTGAGTATACCCTCAGCTTATCATTTGCAAATCTCTGGCATAGAGATCTATATTGTTAGTCATAATTCTGCACAGTATCAGCCTCCTGTCTTGACTAACCGAAAGGGCAATATACTTACTTTATACTGCTAGCTGCCGCTGAAGGTCCAAACCATTCGCCAGGTTTTTTCCCGCAAAAGTCCTCCCCATGACGAACAAAATTGTGAATTGAAAATGGCGCTTGCGGATCATCCCGAAACAACTGGGCAATCTGCAATTCTAGATGATCTGGCTGATCTGGTGATACTCTCCACTCACGACCCAATTCAAGTAATGCAAGTGCGTTGGCTAATAGAGACTGGCCTGTCCGGATCATACAACCCCACCCTACGTCCGATGTAAAGCCATTTATATCAATGCCACCACCGCGGAGAATGCCAGTTAATCGCACTGCCGATGGTCCATCCTTGGATTTTGGTATCAAAGGGAAGCCCGTGCGATATGTAAGCCATAATTTAGAACCCACGTCGGCAAGAAATTCTGGGGGCCACTCTGCTGATGGGGCGGAGACAGTTGCCGAATTTATTGGAGCTGAAGACAGTTGCGACTCGGCTGCAGTCGCACCAGTTGCACCCGAATTGGAAAATGTCGCACCAGCCATCGTCACTGCCCTAAGCATAGACGGGAAACTTAATCCTTTCGTCTGCTTGTCCTTTTCTTCCAGCGAAGTATGTTGATTGTGCGATGTACCTGTTTCTGTCGGCTTGACCGCAAGCCCATGCTCCAGGTCAGCGACTCCTTCCTCTCTAAGTCCATCTTCAGATATATTTATGGTCTCCGTTAGATCATCAGAACTTTTCCTACTAGGCTCGTATGATACTCCTAAGCAAACAATTTCATTAACCAGATCGGAGTTGGTGGGTTCTGTGTCCCAGAGATACTCAAATACTCTTCTTACACCTGAATTATGAGACATTATCACAAGAGTTATCACAAAGCAACAAACTCCTTCATCCAAAAGTATTTGCTATCTCTACTGCAATTATTTAGTTGGAACTAGGATTCGCGACCTTGGATCAACAAAGTACTGGGTTATTAGTCTGTTCTGTTGAATAAAGCCAAGGAGGCAACCAACCCCTAAAACACGAATTTAGAGCTCTACTCTGACTATTAAATCTTTATcacaaaataatatatcaGAATCACCCTTTATCTTTGATAGTCTTTAGTACTTCAACTCCCTCCCTGTTAGTTTGTTTACCTAATTGTCGTGTTTGATTCCCAATATTTGGTTATGTAGTAGAGTAGTAAGTTGGAACGGGTCAGGTGCTTGCACCAGGTACTGAGCTGTTTACACTACTACACTGATTGATATTACCTGCAGGCCGATAAGGGCTTTAAGCAGGTAGTCTAGAGTGGGTGGCGTATTGTTGAGAGTGCATAACTCCCACTTACGCAAGGCTGGTGTACGTCTATCTGTTAAGGCCCTCTACAGACTCCTACGCCCTCATTCTTTATATTTAGTCTCTCCTTAGATACTTCTATTGCTGAGTATACTATCCCGATACTTGACTACCTGTATTCTCTATTATATAATTGTTATCTATAAGCTATTTCTAAGCTATTTTATCAGCCAAGATCAAATATGTCCCTTCACGCTGCCGAAGTTGAAGCCTAGTGAGCTCACTAGGATTACACCCTTTAGAAGCATAACGCTCTGTATACCTATTGTGGGCGATTTCCTCCCAACTCTCTCAGAGCTAATAATTTTCAGCCGTCCGGCTATCGGTGCAGAATCTCAACTGTATCACCAGCCCCGAAGAAAGACGAAACGGTgagaaaatatattttgatattccTAAAATTGGCACCCAAAGGACAATGACTGAGTCAACGGTTATTCTGCCAGGAGATACTCTGATAGATCTTGGTGATGCTACAACTTTAGGACCAGGGTTATTTCAGGCCCCACTATCAAAACCGGTGCCTGTTAAAGCTGGGTATCTCATGCGCAAAGAGAAGGGGCATACTGGATCTGTATATATCGAATCAAATAGCCGAAGATATGTGCCATCAGTAAAAGACCATGTTATaggtgttgttgttggtagaCAGACCGAGGGATTTCGAGTACTGTTACAGGATGCATCGCCATCTGTCAGATTGGGTCAGTTTGCCTTTGAGAAcgcaaataaaaaaaatcggCCCAATCTTCCTGTTGGAGCTCTTGTATATGGACGAATTACTATGGCTGATAAGGATATTGAGGCAGAGATGGAATGCTATGATAGCAACACTGGTAAAGCTGCAGGGTTCGGTGAATTGAAAGGGGGCTATGTTGTACAGGTCTCATTGGCTTACGCTCGTAAACTCTTATTTGAGGGAAGTCCACTTTTGTCAGCTATTGGTGATATAGTTCCCTTTGAAATCGCTATTGGAATGAATGGCAAGATTTGGATTGATGCTCCGGATAATACAACAATATTTAAAATAGCTCAGTGCATTGAGAAATCCGAGACGTTAAGTGAACATGAAAGTGTTGATCTCGTTTCAAAACTCTTATCTGGAAAGAAAACTAAATAGATGGCTGCTTCATAGGAGCTATGCTCAAAatgcttatttattaattaaatgaaaatcaaatattaaaaaatattcatcACGAATTGCAACATATCCATGACACACACTCACCTTctaccaacaaaaatagaTTACAGGCTGTCCAAGGACACCCATTTTTGGTATGCAAAAGCGTTATGTACTTCTGTGCCAAAGCTATCTTCTACCATCTCCATGCGGCCTGCCGATGGATCGTCGTCGAGTCGTGACAATTTATAGTAATACTCGTATGCTTTATAGTCGTTGGTAGCTACCTGAAGGTTTGATACAATTTCATCAGGTGAGACTAGGAAGCCGAAGTACCTATCGTGAGTGTGTGGTGAATCTTTTTGACCGCCGCCGCTTGGTGTCATTTCAAACTGAAGGTCGTTCTTGACATATTGCTCATATTCCTGATACTGCTGGGACGATACGACAGGTTCCAAAAACTGCTGTGCCATTTTTTGTACATCGTCCGTATTCCCATATGTCACGTTACAATCAGGGTTGTCCACAAAGCTTGGGAATGGTCCGGAACCAGGCTTTTCCATAACAGCCTGTATGTTTGTCTGTACTGGCTGCAAATCTGCGGAGTTTTCATCTCCCTCAACTTCGCGCTTAACAGAATCGGGAACCCTACCTGAAAACACTCGGTCGCTGATAATCTTGGGTAATGCCGGTGTCTGATATATCATTGAAGCACGTTTCATGGCTTCTTTGCGAATGGAACTGGGACCTCCACTGGATCGTATCTGTTTAGTTGGGTTCGAGGTACCCTGAGACTGCTTGAACTTGTTCTTCCCGTTATTAAATTCAGCGCTATGATTTCCCTCAAGTGGCTTTCGTGACACGAACGGACTAGAGCCTATTGCTAGCTCTTGCAAGTCTTGTAGCTTGCCATTAGTTGGAAGATATCGTAGGGTCGAATTCATATTAAAAGCAAAGGTCGATTTTAGAGATGTCAACATTCTCGGTCTGTAATATTCATTCCAGTAATTGTCATAAAAATCTCTATATGGTAACAGGGGTTCGTATTCTTCATTatgaatatcaatatcatcaatcTTCATGTTCAATCTATCATGCATAGTAAAAAGGTTTGACGGTGTCCACCATTTTAAATAGCTCCTTCTAAATTTTCTCCCAAAAACATCATTGTGAAGGTAGTAATCGGTAGATAGATCCCATAAAGTAGGCTGGCCCTCCCGCCACACATAATTACctaaaaacaaattaatCGCATCCTGTCGTTGGGAGTCTACAAATGAGTTGCTGTAGAATCGCCTTATACTTTCTATCATATCCCGTGAATGACTAGTCCACTGATTGATCTTTCGATATGTCTCCATCGTGTTCACCAAATGGGATCCACCATACTGCAATGCGATAGTGTCGCCGTGATCGTGATACATCTCCGTAAGTAGATTTACAACGTCAGAATCGTACTCTATATTGACAGTATTGCTAATTCCAAGGGCATACAGCTGGTATCCAAGAGCCTTTTTACCAATAACAAACTGGGCAGCATTAGTTCTATCTAAACAGTCGATACAATTTGTCCGGCAAATTCCATCTTGAATTTTCATCCATGCCAAATTCTTTCCATTGTGAAAGAATCCTGTTGTCATTAGAGTCTTCTCAGCATAGTTTTCTAAAAATTCAATCACTTCCTGGTCACGACTTTTAGATGCCCGACTCATATCCCACGAAGTATATTGCATTTTCGAGTCCTTGGGCAAAAACTGATTCAGATAATTGATACATTGTTCAAATTCATGGAGTAACTTCGATTCTCTTGGAATTCGTTCCCGTGTCTTTATTAAATTGAGAATCAATATTGGTGAACCATATCTTTTGAACATGTTATCAAAATGCAACgcagcagaagagaaaaaaggGTCCGCTGCATTCAACTCAATCGGTGGCTTTGGGGTCATATTCTTGCTCACATCCTGAGTCCAATATAAAGGAATACTTCCCCGGTGCTGAACATATGAGGTATATCGAGGACAGTTGAAGACACCATCCTGAGGATCGTGAAATGAAGTGGTCAAGTGGTCGCATACTATTTGCTCAGTTTCGACCTCGTTGGCCACATTGCCTTGGTCATTCACCCCACGTTTCAAAAACCGGGCGCCTGCGAAGTATCTTGATCTTCGGGCAACAAGAATCACTAAAACGTTTCTTCCACAAACAGAAATCTTGGCCTGATCAATAAATCCGTGAATTATCGCCGTGCACCAGTCCATAGCACCACTAAACGTATGTCTCACTGGCTCCAGAAGTTGTATGTTCCAAAGAAATCGCTCGTTATACTTTCCAAACCTATCTGAGGGAGACTCATCGTATAATCCCAAAACTGTTTCCTTTTCTCTGATCATGTTATATTGCAGGGTATTAGTGATATCATAGCTGTTACTGTAATAAAAGGTTCGGCTCAGGTCCATACTCTGAAAAGTCGCCATGTACCTCGCTTCATCAGACCGACGGTCTGGTTTACGGTATACACTGCTATGTGCAATGGGTATCAACTGCGTGGATTCTATATGATAGACGAAATGGCCACCTATCAAGGCGACGATGCTTCGCTTCGTCACTACCGACACATAATAGCCCTCAGAAAATCGGATAAATCCCAAAATAGCCCAAGCTGTTAACCGCTTTGTCAATCCACTACTGCCAAAGCCTGTTTTCCCACGGGAAGAATCAGCACTCTTTTCCAAGCTTGATAGCATTTCGATGATTCCTGCCCGATTTACCGAGGTTGGGGTCTTTTCAGATATAACGAGCTGGTCTTTAGGCACCGTGAGGTCGATTTCTAACATCCTGAATCTGGATTCTCGTGCATTTGATCCAACAATGTACATTTTACTTTTAGTTTCATAAATAGTAAACTTCGTGAGCATAAACTTTGAGGGTGGTGCCAGTGTTAGATTTTGCTCGAGCAATGATGGCCCATTTGGGTGCATCTCATCACTTCTACTCGGTTCTGGATGAACCGATTGGCCCTGGTTTGTGGTTCCGGCCACTGACGACACGACTGGGTATCCATTTATGTTGTCATTCAATTGATGGTCATGCTGATTTGATGGTGGAACCGACACCTCACCTTTGGCTTTGGATGCCTCTGCAGTATTATCAttcaaaacaacaaacGAATTGCTCTTCACCTCCGGACTTCTagtagcagctgatgaTTCACCATCATTCTGTTGGATTGCCACAGTTGGGAAAACCAGATTTGTCACATCTCCATTTACTACCAAGTCTGCACTATCGCTTTCCATTATAAGTCCAATATTTTAAGTTGAAACTATGGTGGGCTTGTTGACAGGGGATGAACATGCAGATTGCTGCTAAGTATCCGCTTTGCAGGGATATATTCATACCACGTGACATGAGATGGCTAAGTCATAGAAAAGATATTACTATAATTCTTGAAATAGATATAAGTTAGCATAGTCACCATTTCACAATCTAATATCAGTCTAATATACTTACTATAATATTACAAGTTAAATCAGGTTTCGCGTTCCTTTAATACCtcaccagtaccagcatGCAGGGACTAACGgctgaatttttttcatgcAGGATCAGTTTCGCACTGATCTGTGCTTCAATTAGCCCGACCGCTACTAAAAACCAAGCTGTGAAACCATGTCTATTGAACCAACGGTTTCGAAGCCTGAAGTCAAGAAGGTTAAAAAGATTAttaagaagaaaaagattctTGTTGATGAATCCATTCAAGGCACCAATGATTCTTCTATTGTCTCCAAGAGGTCTGTAGAAAGACTGTACAGGAAAAAGGGGTCCAGTAATGAGCAGCCTATGGAATTTTTTCGGTACTTTGTACCAAAGCCACAACGACGTTCTCCAATTATCAATCGGGGCTATTGGACTCGTATAGAGGCAATGAAAAGCGTTATTTCCAAGGTGCTTGTGCAATATCAGAACTCAGAAACGAAGGTGATTGTGGTCAACCTCGGCTGTGGTTTTGATCCCTATCCATTCCAGTACTTATCTTCTGGAGAGAATTGTGAGAACGTAACATTCCTGGATGTTGATTATAGCGATCTTATTTTTAAAAAGGCTGCGACAGTTTACAGGACCAAGGAATTGGCCCAAATAATTGGTCCAGCAACATATTCACCGAATATTGATAATGACAAGAACTCTCCCAATGggaaaatatatttacagGCCGAAAAATACATTGCCCTTGGGTGTGATCTTCGTGAGTTAAATACCTTTGAAGCCGCATTGAGGGATTTGTTCGACCTAGAAAATTCAGTAGTCTTGTTTACTGCTGAGGTATCCCTTACTTATATGATTCAAAAAACCGCCGATGACCTTATCCGCTGGGCAGCAGGATTACCCAGAGCAGAATTCGCCCTATTGGAGCAGATAATGCCCGCTGGGGAAGATCACCCGTTTGCCAAAACCATGTTGAAACATTTTAACAGCCTGAAAACACCATTACATAGCATTACTTCTTATCCTAATATCGGCAAACAGCGTGATAGATTCCTATCAAGGGGATGGAAGTCTGTAAATGTCCAAAATCTTTTTGACTTTTGGACTAATGATGTGTCAGATGCTGACAAGAAGTTTGTTGAGTCCGTTGAGGAGTTTGATGAGTGGGAAGAGTTCATCTTATTTGGTCAGCATTACTTCATCTTACATGCTACAGGTGGATCTCAGGTGAAGTTGGCTCCCAGTATTGACAATTCTGATAGTACGAACTCCGAGCTTGGCTCTGAAGTTTCCATCTCTAGGGTTTCATTGCCAAAAGCCAAAAGAAAGTTTTTGGCAGGTTGCACTCATGGATCGTCCATTTTTTTCCATGGTGGAGTTACAACTGCTAGAGAATCTAGTTCGTTGATCATATCCGCTAACGCAAATGACTCTTATCCATATGATGAGTGTCCAATCCAGGGAAGAACATGTCACACTTTATCTAACTTAACCAATGGGGATATACTTTTAGTAGGCGGCCGATTACGTCCAGCAAACCCGCTGGCAGACTGTTGGCTGCTTACCAAGGAGACTGGAGAATGGTCCCGTGTAGAGGATCTGCCGTCTCCAAGATCCAGACATTGTGCTGTTAACATTGATGATCAAATATTGATTTTCGGGGGATCTGGTAGAGAGGAACCATCGCCATTTTTGTCTTGGTCTCAAGAACTTGGCTGGCGGTATGTTGAGGTCAAAGGTTGTCCTATTCCAAATCTGTTCTCACCCGCAATGTGCAACACTTCAAATAACGGTATAATAGTTGGTGGTATGGATGATGATAAAAAGGTTCGATCCGAGGTCTACTCATTCATATATGATCGCGTCACTAATACTGTCACTGTTGAACTGGTTCCTGTACGCGAACAAGCATTGGTCACTAGGTACGGATCTAGAAGTACTATTATTGGTAATTCTACTGTTCTGATTTTTGGAGgtgtttcttctcaaaaACTTCTCGATAGACATGACATTTTTGTCAGTTTGAATTATAAGACAGGAGAGATAAAGAGACACCCGATCACATCAAACCATGAGTTGCCGATGCTTGTAGGTTTCTGTGCTAATGAGGTAAATTTGGGGCAAGACAAGCACATTCTTTCTTACGGAGGAGGATGTGTCTGTTTCTCATTTGGATCATTCTGGGATGATGTCTATTCTTTTGGCTTAGGGAATGCAGCATCTTTGCCCGAGTTAGCGACTATAAAGTTGTCTGGTAGTGCCAAGGACAATGAACAATACGATGGGCTAGACCATGGGGATGTGTCGGTGAAAGAAGTGCCCATAATAGACGTCATCACCAACCCTGTTAGCCAAGAGTCATTTAGAACTATTTGTAGGCTGCGTAGTCCAGTCCTATTTAGAAATTCACATCTAGGACCGTGCATTGATAGTTGGAGATCACCTGAATATCTTGTGGAAAAGGTTGGTCATGACACGAAAGTAGTGGCTCATGTGACATCATCTGATGCCTTGAATTTCCAAGCTAAAAACTTTGATTACAAGAGTCTAGATTTCAAGGATTTTGTTACTAAAATGTTCTCCACTTCTGAAAAGGTATACCTCAGGTCATTATCAATTTCCGATCCAAAGTCCAAACCAGCTATTTTCAAATCTGACTTTCCAGGTCTTTCAAATGATTTTAAACTACCTGATTTCCTAGATAGTTTGGAGAAGGATCACTTTTCATCACCACTTAGACTCTCGTCTGCAAACACTAGTATGTGGCTGCATTATGATGTTACAGCCAACGTTCTATGCCAAGTAGTCGGTCAGAAGAGGGTTCGGTTGTATCCTCCTCAAGACGTTGTCCATCTATCATTTCCTGCTGGtgcatcatcatccaccATCGAGAACATTTTTGCCAATCCACCTCCAGCACATTATAAGTGTCATCCTATGGAGGTTGTCATGCATCCAGGTGACATTATCTTTATTCCCTCGATGTGGCTCCACGCTACCCAACCATTAGTGGCATCGGTTTCCCTTAACTTCTTTTGGAAAGACTTGGAGCCATCAATTTACGCTGCTGGGAAAGATGTTTACGGCAATCGCGATATAACAGCCTATGATGATGGTCGTAAAGCAGTCCTCAAACTTGTAAATAGTTTCCATGATGTCCCGCAGGAGATACGCAAATTTTATCTCTTGCGTCTTGCTGATGAAATAAGAAAGCAATGCTAATTA
This window harbors:
- the FIG4 gene encoding phosphatidylinositol-3,5-bisphosphate 5-phosphatase (Phosphatidylinositol 3,5-bisphosphate (PtdIns[3,5]P) phosphatase; required for efficient mating and response to osmotic shock; physically associates with and regulated by Vac14p; contains a SAC1-like domain; GO_component: GO:0070772 - PAS complex [Evidence IDA,IPI] [PMID 19037259]; GO_component: GO:0019898 - extrinsic component of membrane [Evidence IDA] [PMID 11950935]; GO_component: GO:0000329 - fungal-type vacuole membrane [Evidence IDA] [PMID 14528018]; GO_component: GO:0016020 - membrane [Evidence IEA]; GO_component: GO:0005774 - vacuolar membrane [Evidence IEA]; GO_component: GO:0005773 - vacuole [Evidence IEA]; GO_function: GO:0016787 - hydrolase activity [Evidence IEA]; GO_function: GO:0043813 - phosphatidylinositol-3,5-bisphosphate 5-phosphatase activity [Evidence IDA] [PMID 14528018]; GO_function: GO:0042578 - phosphoric ester hydrolase activity [Evidence IEA]; GO_process: GO:0046856 - phosphatidylinositol dephosphorylation [Evidence IGI] [PMID 11950935]; GO_process: GO:0046856 - phosphatidylinositol dephosphorylation [Evidence IDA] [PMID 14528018]) — its product is MQYTSWDMSRASKSRDQEVIEFLENYAEKTLMTTGFFHNGKNLAWMKIQDGICRTNCIDCLDRTNAAQFVIGKKALGYQLYALGISNTVNIEYDSDVVNLLTEMYHDHGDTIALQYGGSHLVNTMETYRKINQWTSHSRDMIESIRRFYSNSFVDSQRQDAINLFLGNYVWREGQPTLWDLSTDYYLHNDVFGRKFRRSYLKWWTPSNLFTMHDRLNMKIDDIDIHNEEYEPLLPYRDFYDNYWNEYYRPRMLTSLKSTFAFNMNSTLRYLPTNGKLQDLQELAIGSSPFVSRKPLEGNHSAEFNNGKNKFKQSQGTSNPTKQIRSSGGPSSIRKEAMKRASMIYQTPALPKIISDRVFSGRVPDSVKREVEGDENSADLQPVQTNIQAVMEKPGSGPFPSFVDNPDCNVTYGNTDDVQKMAQQFLEPVVSSQQYQEYEQYVKNDLQFEMTPSGGGQKDSPHTHDRYFGFLVSPDEIVSNLQVATNDYKAYEYYYKLSRLDDDPSAGRMEMVEDSFGTEVHNAFAYQKWVSLDSL
- the PPM2 gene encoding Ppm2p (AdoMet-dependent tRNA methyltransferase; also involved in methoxycarbonylation; required for the synthesis of wybutosine (yW), a modified guanosine found at the 3'-position adjacent to the anticodon of phe-tRNA; similarity to Ppm1p; GO_component: GO:0005737 - cytoplasm [Evidence IEA,IEA]; GO_component: GO:0005737 - cytoplasm [Evidence IDA] [PMID 14562095]; GO_component: GO:0005739 - mitochondrion [Evidence IEA,IEA]; GO_component: GO:0005739 - mitochondrion [Evidence IDA] [PMID 14576278]; GO_component: GO:0005739 - mitochondrion [Evidence IDA] [PMID 16823961]; GO_function: GO:0008168 - methyltransferase activity [Evidence IEA,IEA]; GO_function: GO:0008175 - tRNA methyltransferase activity [Evidence IDA,IMP] [PMID 16642040]; GO_function: GO:0016740 - transferase activity [Evidence IEA]; GO_process: GO:0032259 - methylation [Evidence IEA,IEA]; GO_process: GO:0030488 - tRNA methylation [Evidence IDA,IMP] [PMID 16642040]; GO_process: GO:0008033 - tRNA processing [Evidence IEA]; GO_process: GO:0031591 - wybutosine biosynthetic process [Evidence IMP] [PMID 16642040]; GO_process: GO:0031591 - wybutosine biosynthetic process [Evidence IMP] [PMID 17150819]) — protein: MSIEPTVSKPEVKKVKKIIKKKKILVDESIQGTNDSSIVSKRSVERLYRKKGSSNEQPMEFFRYFVPKPQRRSPIINRGYWTRIEAMKSVISKVLVQYQNSETKVIVVNLGCGFDPYPFQYLSSGENCENVTFLDVDYSDLIFKKAATVYRTKELAQIIGPATYSPNIDNDKNSPNGKIYLQAEKYIALGCDLRELNTFEAALRDLFDLENSVVLFTAEVSLTYMIQKTADDLIRWAAGLPRAEFALLEQIMPAGEDHPFAKTMLKHFNSLKTPLHSITSYPNIGKQRDRFLSRGWKSVNVQNLFDFWTNDVSDADKKFVESVEEFDEWEEFILFGQHYFILHATGGSQVKLAPSIDNSDSTNSELGSEVSISRVSLPKAKRKFLAGCTHGSSIFFHGGVTTARESSSLIISANANDSYPYDECPIQGRTCHTLSNLTNGDILLVGGRLRPANPLADCWLLTKETGEWSRVEDLPSPRSRHCAVNIDDQILIFGGSGREEPSPFLSWSQELGWRYVEVKGCPIPNLFSPAMCNTSNNGIIVGGMDDDKKVRSEVYSFIYDRVTNTVTVELVPVREQALVTRYGSRSTIIGNSTVLIFGGVSSQKLLDRHDIFVSLNYKTGEIKRHPITSNHELPMLVGFCANEVNLGQDKHILSYGGGCVCFSFGSFWDDVYSFGLGNAASLPELATIKLSGSAKDNEQYDGLDHGDVSVKEVPIIDVITNPVSQESFRTICRLRSPVLFRNSHLGPCIDSWRSPEYLVEKVGHDTKVVAHVTSSDALNFQAKNFDYKSLDFKDFVTKMFSTSEKVYLRSLSISDPKSKPAIFKSDFPGLSNDFKLPDFLDSLEKDHFSSPLRLSSANTSMWLHYDVTANVLCQVVGQKRVRLYPPQDVVHLSFPAGASSSTIENIFANPPPAHYKCHPMEVVMHPGDIIFIPSMWLHATQPLVASVSLNFFWKDLEPSIYAAGKDVYGNRDITAYDDGRKAVLKLVNSFHDVPQEIRKFYLLRLADEIRKQC